Proteins co-encoded in one Thermomicrobiales bacterium genomic window:
- a CDS encoding NTP transferase domain-containing protein translates to MTDAPVAIIVLAAGTSSRLGQPKQLLLVSSQPLLERTLDVARHWPRGPRIVVLGHKAGEIRATVNTEGYQVVVNAAYAKGQASSLHAGLAALPSDCSAAIVMLGDQPLVQPWLLEKLAADFNPTTHSAVRPRYADGAGNPVLLSRSLFPDLLALSGDVGARDVLRAHHNRVHEVDWSRQPAPRDVDTAEDHTTLLLDWASLGAPDTPRYCQRCAAEMEYRKRHGRLRPVCPNCGFTFFTDPKLATVVVVEVDGRVLLHRRAINPARGKWTLPGGYVDRGEAIEDAARREVFEETAVRVDDVQPLGLFSEAGETVVLAAFHATANGQTPQHSRESLEIHAFDPDDLPPLAFHRDQRIIDLWRAIR, encoded by the coding sequence GTGACCGACGCTCCGGTCGCAATCATCGTCCTGGCCGCCGGGACCTCATCGCGGCTGGGGCAGCCAAAGCAGCTCCTGCTGGTCTCCAGTCAGCCGTTGCTCGAACGCACACTGGATGTCGCCCGCCATTGGCCTCGCGGTCCACGCATCGTCGTCCTTGGCCACAAGGCCGGGGAGATCCGCGCCACAGTCAACACCGAGGGTTACCAGGTTGTCGTCAATGCCGCCTACGCAAAGGGGCAGGCGTCATCACTTCACGCCGGCCTCGCAGCGCTGCCGAGCGATTGTTCCGCCGCGATCGTGATGCTCGGCGATCAGCCGCTCGTCCAGCCGTGGCTTCTGGAGAAGCTGGCCGCAGACTTCAACCCGACCACGCACTCAGCAGTCCGGCCGCGGTATGCCGACGGCGCTGGCAACCCCGTCCTGCTCTCTCGCTCGCTCTTCCCGGACTTGTTGGCCTTGTCCGGCGACGTCGGCGCGCGCGACGTTCTCCGCGCCCACCACAACCGCGTCCACGAGGTGGACTGGAGCCGCCAGCCCGCGCCTCGTGACGTTGACACCGCCGAGGACCACACCACCCTGCTGCTCGACTGGGCCTCGCTCGGCGCTCCAGACACCCCGCGATACTGCCAGCGCTGCGCTGCCGAGATGGAATACCGCAAACGCCACGGCCGTCTCCGCCCTGTCTGCCCGAATTGTGGCTTCACCTTCTTCACCGACCCCAAGCTCGCCACCGTCGTGGTCGTCGAGGTCGACGGTCGCGTCCTGCTGCATCGCCGTGCGATCAACCCCGCCCGCGGCAAGTGGACCCTCCCCGGCGGCTATGTCGACCGTGGCGAGGCCATTGAGGATGCTGCACGCCGCGAGGTCTTCGAGGAGACCGCTGTTCGGGTCGACGACGTGCAGCCACTCGGCCTTTTCTCCGAAGCAGGAGAGACCGTCGTCCTCGCTGCCTTCCACGCCACCGCAAACGGTCAGACGCCACAGCACTCACGGGAGAGCCTCGAGATCCACGCCTTCGACCCCGACGATCTCCCACCGCTCGCGTTCCATCGTGACCAGCGCATCATCGACCTCTGGCGCGCAATACGTTGA
- a CDS encoding xanthine dehydrogenase family protein molybdopterin-binding subunit gives MAGATTDGRYVGQPLRRQADRKLVTGHGSFVDDVQPDGCLHIAFARSPFAHAEIVAIDTAAAAAVPGVVAVITGAEVDNWLAPLPIHDPQFLPNRPMARRSLVIDKVLFAGDAIAAVVAESAEIAHDAAELIEVNYRELPVVTTPAAAMVSDAPRLYEAWDSNVAYHLHAGSGDIDVAMADAAWRVPLRLVVPRVASVYVEPKAILAEPDAQMNKLTVHASTQTPHGLRSQIASVLGMPEHAVRVIAPDVGGAFGTKGRHAPDYLFTSAVAHRLGRPVKWVELRGEYFHIANQGRDQVQELEAAVARDGAIIGLRVRVLVNCGAHNASTHGQRTLMMSSGAYRIPNLVTDVYGVMTNTTPTGPYRGAGRPEAAYMIERLIDEIARVTGIESLELRRRNFIPANAFPYRAATGTVYDSGDYAHALDVALARLDYPIARQDIERRRAAGEIAGIGVAVFVEPSGGGWDSAEVRVAPSGAVTVAVGVSPHGQGTDVGIAQLVADELGVSIEQVSTRHGDTDTTPQGIGTFGSRSLTLGGAAAVVASRKIVDKLRRIAAGLLEVAPDDVTYRAGVASVSGAPDRNVPFKRLASAAYNPGNLPVGVEPGLDENAFYLAENNQFPFGVHIAVVRIDRDTGRPTVERFIGVDDCGNVVNPLMVEAQVIGGLAQGFGQALWEEVVFDADGQLITGSLMDYAVPHADQLPNFELDHTTTPSPGTPHGVKGVGEAGTTGSPPAIANAVLDALLPLGVTALDMPFTAEKIWRAIREASV, from the coding sequence ATGGCAGGCGCGACGACTGACGGACGTTACGTTGGGCAGCCGCTGCGCCGGCAAGCAGACCGCAAGCTCGTCACCGGCCACGGGTCGTTCGTCGACGATGTCCAGCCAGATGGATGCCTCCACATCGCATTCGCCCGCTCTCCCTTCGCCCACGCCGAGATTGTGGCGATCGACACGGCTGCTGCCGCAGCTGTCCCCGGAGTCGTTGCCGTCATCACCGGGGCCGAGGTCGACAACTGGCTCGCGCCGCTCCCGATTCACGACCCGCAGTTCTTGCCCAACCGTCCGATGGCGCGCCGCTCGCTGGTTATCGACAAGGTCCTCTTCGCTGGCGACGCGATCGCCGCAGTCGTCGCCGAATCCGCCGAAATCGCGCACGATGCCGCCGAGCTCATCGAGGTCAACTACCGCGAGCTACCGGTCGTCACGACGCCTGCCGCCGCGATGGTGTCCGATGCGCCGCGCCTGTACGAAGCCTGGGATTCCAACGTCGCCTACCACCTCCACGCCGGATCCGGCGATATCGACGTCGCGATGGCCGACGCCGCCTGGCGTGTTCCTCTCCGGCTCGTCGTTCCGCGCGTCGCATCCGTCTACGTCGAGCCCAAGGCTATCCTCGCCGAACCCGACGCACAGATGAACAAGCTCACCGTCCACGCCTCGACACAAACCCCACATGGCCTGCGCTCCCAGATCGCCAGCGTTCTCGGCATGCCCGAGCACGCCGTCCGGGTCATCGCGCCAGATGTCGGTGGCGCGTTCGGCACCAAGGGTCGCCATGCCCCCGACTATCTCTTCACTTCCGCCGTTGCCCACCGTCTCGGCCGGCCGGTCAAGTGGGTTGAGCTCCGCGGCGAGTATTTCCACATCGCCAACCAGGGCCGCGATCAGGTCCAGGAGCTCGAGGCAGCAGTCGCGCGCGATGGCGCGATCATCGGCCTCCGTGTCCGCGTTCTCGTTAACTGCGGCGCTCACAATGCGTCGACGCACGGCCAGCGAACGCTGATGATGTCGAGCGGCGCGTATCGCATCCCGAACCTGGTCACCGACGTCTATGGCGTGATGACGAATACCACCCCGACTGGACCATATCGCGGCGCCGGCCGTCCCGAGGCGGCCTACATGATCGAGCGGCTGATCGACGAGATCGCTCGCGTCACTGGCATCGAGTCACTGGAGTTACGCCGCCGGAATTTCATCCCGGCCAATGCCTTCCCATACCGCGCAGCCACAGGCACGGTCTACGACTCCGGAGATTACGCGCACGCCCTCGACGTCGCGCTCGCCCGGCTTGACTACCCCATCGCTCGCCAGGACATTGAGCGCAGGCGCGCCGCCGGCGAGATCGCGGGTATCGGTGTTGCCGTCTTCGTCGAGCCGTCTGGCGGCGGCTGGGACAGCGCCGAGGTCCGCGTCGCGCCATCCGGCGCGGTGACCGTTGCTGTCGGCGTCTCGCCACACGGCCAGGGCACCGACGTCGGCATCGCCCAGCTTGTCGCCGACGAGCTCGGCGTCTCGATAGAGCAGGTAAGCACCCGACACGGCGACACCGACACCACCCCGCAAGGCATCGGCACGTTCGGCTCCCGCAGCCTCACGCTCGGCGGCGCGGCCGCCGTCGTCGCCAGCCGCAAGATCGTCGACAAGTTGCGACGTATCGCCGCCGGCTTGCTCGAAGTTGCGCCTGACGACGTTACGTACCGGGCCGGCGTCGCCAGCGTGTCCGGCGCGCCCGATCGCAACGTCCCCTTCAAGCGCCTCGCCTCCGCTGCCTACAACCCCGGCAACCTGCCGGTCGGCGTTGAGCCAGGGCTTGACGAGAACGCCTTCTACCTGGCTGAGAACAACCAGTTCCCATTTGGCGTCCACATCGCCGTCGTTCGCATCGACCGCGACACTGGACGTCCCACCGTCGAGCGCTTTATCGGGGTCGACGATTGTGGCAACGTCGTCAATCCACTGATGGTCGAAGCCCAGGTCATCGGCGGGCTTGCCCAGGGTTTCGGCCAGGCCCTCTGGGAAGAGGTCGTCTTCGACGCCGATGGCCAGCTCATCACTGGTTCGCTGATGGACTACGCCGTCCCGCACGCCGATCAGCTGCCGAACTTCGAGCTCGATCACACCACCACGCCAAGCCCCGGCACTCCGCACGGCGTCAAGGGCGTCGGAGAGGCCGGCACCACCGGCTCCCCGCCGGCCATCGCCAACGCCGTCCTCGACGCGCTCCTCCCCCTCGGCGTCACCGCGCTCGACATGCCGTTCACCGCCGAGAAGATCTGGCGCGCGATCCGAGAGGCTTCCGTCTGA
- a CDS encoding CcmD family protein, with the protein MDNNLGYLFAAFGITWLAIAVYLLYLGQQVRALRDEVESLDDER; encoded by the coding sequence ATGGACAATAACCTGGGTTACCTGTTCGCTGCGTTCGGCATCACCTGGCTGGCGATCGCCGTGTACCTCCTGTATCTGGGACAACAGGTGAGGGCGCTGCGCGACGAAGTTGAGTCGCTGGACGACGAGCGGTAG
- the ccsA gene encoding cytochrome c biogenesis protein CcsA: protein MSESRAGQTARARKSDLKVQALGAVTVAVLTIGIFMAFVYAPMDSVQGQAQRIFYVHVPMAWLSYLAFGVIFVGSVGYLWKRNMRWDRLARSGAELGFLFTTLVLITGSLWGRPIWNTFWTWDARLTTTLILWFIYLGYFMIRSYAADAERGARYAAVLGIIGAVDVPIIHLSVQWWRTLHPQPVVLNTGGPNLPNEMLWTLLVCFTGFTLLFVYLLIQKIRIEVVRDRLADREMDALLAPQPAALARAGDVSGGSEA from the coding sequence GTGAGTGAATCAAGAGCTGGTCAAACCGCGCGCGCCCGAAAGTCGGACCTGAAGGTCCAGGCACTCGGGGCGGTCACTGTCGCGGTGCTGACGATTGGCATTTTCATGGCGTTTGTCTACGCTCCGATGGACTCGGTGCAGGGGCAGGCGCAACGCATCTTCTACGTCCACGTGCCGATGGCCTGGCTGTCGTACCTGGCGTTCGGGGTGATCTTCGTTGGCAGCGTCGGGTATCTCTGGAAGCGGAATATGCGCTGGGATCGGCTGGCACGATCTGGGGCCGAGTTGGGATTCCTGTTCACAACGCTGGTGCTGATCACCGGGTCGTTGTGGGGCCGGCCGATCTGGAACACGTTCTGGACATGGGACGCGCGGCTGACGACGACACTGATCCTGTGGTTTATCTATCTGGGCTACTTCATGATCCGGTCGTACGCGGCTGACGCGGAGCGAGGCGCGCGCTACGCAGCCGTGCTGGGGATTATTGGCGCGGTGGATGTGCCGATCATCCACCTCTCGGTGCAATGGTGGCGGACGCTCCACCCGCAGCCTGTCGTGCTGAATACTGGTGGGCCGAATCTGCCGAACGAGATGCTCTGGACGTTACTGGTCTGCTTCACGGGGTTCACGCTGCTATTCGTCTACCTGCTGATTCAGAAGATCCGGATCGAAGTTGTTCGGGACAGGCTGGCCGATCGCGAGATGGACGCACTGCTGGCGCCACAGCCGGCGGCGCTCGCGCGGGCCGGCGACGTATCCGGCGGCTCGGAGGCATAG
- a CDS encoding heme exporter protein CcmB, protein MRRVGALVWKDLVVEARGREFLGAMLVFALITIVTLNFAFDLTGAGREASGAGGLWIAYLFAGMLGLGRSLAVERDRGTLEGLMLCPVDGGTIFLGKLISNLVFVLAVQLVSLPVFAALYDLPALRPMVVAIALIGAIGFSGLGTLFSALAAGSRSREILMPLLLFPLAIPVVIGCVRATTLVFEGNLGDAWPWFNLLAAFDAIFVAIAYVVFDLVLEE, encoded by the coding sequence ATGCGACGGGTCGGGGCGCTGGTCTGGAAGGACCTGGTGGTCGAAGCGCGAGGACGAGAGTTCCTCGGGGCGATGCTGGTGTTTGCCCTGATTACGATTGTGACGTTGAACTTCGCGTTCGACCTGACCGGAGCTGGACGCGAGGCGAGCGGGGCCGGCGGGCTCTGGATCGCCTATCTGTTTGCCGGGATGCTTGGGCTGGGGCGCTCGCTGGCGGTCGAGCGCGACCGTGGAACGCTGGAGGGGCTGATGCTCTGCCCGGTGGACGGCGGGACGATCTTCCTGGGCAAACTGATCTCGAACCTGGTGTTTGTGCTGGCAGTGCAGCTGGTGTCGCTGCCGGTGTTCGCGGCGCTATATGACCTGCCGGCGCTGCGGCCGATGGTGGTGGCGATTGCGCTAATCGGAGCGATCGGGTTCTCCGGGTTGGGTACATTGTTCTCGGCGCTCGCGGCTGGGAGCCGCTCGCGAGAGATTCTGATGCCGCTGTTGCTCTTTCCGCTGGCCATACCAGTGGTGATCGGTTGTGTGAGGGCGACGACGCTGGTGTTCGAAGGGAACCTCGGTGACGCCTGGCCGTGGTTTAATCTCCTTGCGGCGTTCGATGCGATCTTCGTCGCTATCGCGTACGTCGTCTTCGACCTTGTCCTCGAGGAATGA
- the ccmA gene encoding heme ABC exporter ATP-binding protein CcmA yields the protein MSIAPAPLDAQRVSKRYGRAVVLRDVSLQIAQGECVALLGANGAGKTTLLRTMATLSRPTRGTVFAFGVDAWQERQAVRSRLGVVAHQPWLYPELTCRENLRFFGTMFQLERLEERVEATLEHVGLGARLDDAAGTLSRGLLQRLNLARAVLHEPDVLLFDEPDTGLDAAGREVLARMVDEHVRAGGSAVVTTHALDLALDLATRVVVVSAGSIVVDANRTDVTRGDVEAAIAGVGG from the coding sequence GTGAGCATCGCGCCCGCGCCACTGGACGCGCAACGAGTTTCGAAACGATACGGTCGAGCTGTTGTGCTCCGCGATGTAAGCCTGCAGATCGCTCAGGGTGAATGCGTGGCGTTGCTGGGCGCCAACGGGGCGGGCAAGACAACGCTCCTCAGGACGATGGCGACACTCTCCCGGCCGACGCGGGGCACGGTCTTCGCCTTTGGGGTGGATGCATGGCAGGAACGACAGGCTGTGAGATCCCGACTGGGGGTCGTCGCTCATCAGCCGTGGCTCTACCCGGAGCTGACCTGTCGGGAGAATCTGCGCTTTTTCGGGACGATGTTTCAGCTCGAGAGACTCGAGGAACGTGTCGAGGCGACCCTGGAACATGTCGGCCTCGGCGCGCGCCTGGATGATGCCGCAGGAACACTATCGCGGGGCCTGCTTCAGCGATTGAATCTGGCGCGGGCCGTGCTCCATGAACCAGATGTGTTGCTGTTCGATGAGCCGGACACCGGGCTCGATGCGGCAGGCCGCGAGGTGCTGGCACGGATGGTCGATGAGCATGTGCGGGCCGGCGGAAGCGCCGTGGTGACGACGCACGCACTCGATCTGGCACTGGATCTCGCGACACGTGTGGTGGTGGTCTCCGCTGGCTCAATCGTCGTCGACGCGAATCGGACGGATGTGACGCGGGGGGATGTGGAGGCAGCGATCGCCGGGGTGGGCGGCTAG
- a CDS encoding cytochrome c-type biogenesis protein CcmH: MRRQHRVVVALAVALLVILSSASIAGAEDIYSQRTIRLAREIHCPICVGESIADSQTELARQMRGIIEEKVQAGETDQQIKDYFVARYGESILFDPPKSGFRLGLWWMPLVAVALGAVVVATFIRERTRAPRPITPVVSAEDEELETIAREALGNPSRAPGDEANG; the protein is encoded by the coding sequence GTGAGGCGACAGCATAGGGTGGTCGTTGCGCTCGCGGTGGCGCTGCTGGTCATTCTCTCGTCGGCGTCGATCGCTGGCGCTGAAGACATCTACTCGCAGCGGACAATCCGGCTGGCGCGCGAGATCCACTGCCCGATCTGTGTCGGCGAGTCGATTGCCGATAGCCAGACCGAGCTTGCTCGGCAGATGCGCGGGATCATCGAGGAGAAGGTTCAGGCGGGAGAGACCGACCAGCAGATCAAGGACTACTTCGTCGCCCGCTACGGAGAATCCATTCTGTTCGACCCACCGAAATCAGGGTTCCGGCTGGGGCTCTGGTGGATGCCGCTGGTGGCGGTGGCGCTTGGCGCGGTGGTCGTGGCGACGTTCATCCGCGAGCGAACGCGGGCGCCGCGACCGATCACGCCGGTAGTGAGCGCGGAGGACGAAGAGTTGGAGACAATCGCGCGCGAGGCGCTCGGCAATCCGAGTCGGGCGCCGGGGGACGAGGCAAACGGATGA
- a CDS encoding heme lyase CcmF/NrfE family subunit has product MAQLAHGALLLALVTAFFGIGAAVFGERRRIPELSLSAVRAVVGVTFLLLVADAILLTAFITHDFSFAYVSSRSSSDMPLRYVVTAFYGGQEGSLLFWTTMASILASIAFVRNRARFPRLVPHAAATFLALSSFFLLMLTMVRSPFEINAIVPAQGQGLNPLLRDPGMLIHPPMLLSGFASFSVPFSIAIGALISGRMTREWLGFVRTWALVAWAILGTGIFLGGWWAYHVLGWGGYWGWDPVENVSLLPWLTGTAFIHSVIVQERRGMLKVWNMGLLLASYVLAIFGTFVVRSGLIQSVHTFAVSSIGPFFLGYLTLVTVVAIGLMIYRMPMLQSENTFDAVLSRETGFLLNNLVFAGIAFATFWGTIYPIVSEAATGSQLTVGPPFYRQVNGPLFAVMLVLMGIGPLLAWRKTTLGALRRAATVPMALALLTIVALLFLFGQPPAAIGVAAAVFAIGAVGVEYWRGAAARRQSTRESLPAAVVGVTKRNPRRYGGYIVHLGVAVIAIGIIGTQFFQSERQVMLNPGESVQVAEYTLTFNGLERSRIVDADVYTANIDVSSGGRDHGVIHAKRFFFDGFEQQPTTRVAVKTTGFDDVYVMLTEWNDGGAAGLHIFINPLVPWVWVGGLIYMMGMLIVFWPAPVPRRVAITAPARGKATGEATA; this is encoded by the coding sequence ATGGCTCAACTGGCGCATGGCGCACTGCTGCTGGCGCTCGTGACAGCATTCTTTGGTATTGGGGCAGCAGTCTTTGGCGAGCGACGGCGAATTCCGGAACTGTCGCTTTCGGCGGTTCGGGCTGTTGTTGGCGTCACATTTCTGCTACTGGTCGCCGACGCGATCCTTCTGACAGCGTTCATCACGCACGATTTCAGCTTCGCCTATGTGTCGTCGCGGTCGAGCAGTGATATGCCGTTGCGATATGTGGTGACCGCGTTCTACGGTGGTCAGGAGGGGAGCCTCCTGTTCTGGACGACAATGGCGTCGATCCTGGCGTCGATTGCGTTCGTCCGCAATCGGGCGCGTTTCCCACGGCTCGTGCCGCACGCGGCGGCAACATTCCTGGCGCTCTCGAGCTTCTTCCTGCTCATGCTGACGATGGTCCGCTCTCCATTCGAGATCAACGCGATCGTCCCGGCGCAAGGCCAGGGGCTGAACCCGCTGTTGCGCGATCCCGGGATGTTGATCCACCCGCCGATGCTGCTTTCGGGATTTGCCAGCTTCTCAGTCCCGTTCTCGATCGCGATCGGGGCGCTGATCTCCGGGCGGATGACCCGCGAATGGCTGGGATTTGTCCGGACGTGGGCGTTGGTGGCGTGGGCGATCCTCGGTACGGGGATCTTTCTCGGCGGCTGGTGGGCGTATCACGTGCTGGGTTGGGGCGGATACTGGGGCTGGGATCCGGTCGAGAACGTCTCGTTGCTGCCGTGGTTGACGGGGACGGCGTTCATCCACTCGGTGATCGTCCAGGAGCGTCGCGGGATGCTCAAGGTCTGGAACATGGGGCTGCTGCTGGCGAGCTACGTGCTGGCGATCTTCGGCACGTTCGTGGTCCGGAGTGGCCTGATCCAGTCGGTCCATACGTTTGCGGTATCGTCGATCGGTCCTTTCTTCCTCGGCTACCTGACGCTGGTGACGGTGGTCGCGATCGGGCTGATGATCTATCGCATGCCGATGCTGCAATCGGAGAACACGTTCGACGCGGTGTTGTCGCGAGAGACCGGGTTCCTGCTGAATAACCTCGTCTTCGCGGGGATTGCGTTCGCGACATTCTGGGGGACGATCTACCCGATCGTGTCCGAGGCGGCAACTGGATCGCAACTGACCGTCGGGCCTCCGTTCTACCGGCAGGTGAACGGCCCGTTATTCGCAGTCATGCTGGTCCTGATGGGTATTGGCCCGCTTCTCGCCTGGCGTAAGACGACACTGGGCGCGCTACGCCGGGCGGCGACAGTGCCGATGGCGCTGGCGCTCCTGACCATCGTTGCATTGTTGTTCCTGTTCGGACAGCCGCCTGCCGCGATCGGTGTCGCTGCCGCGGTGTTCGCGATCGGCGCGGTTGGAGTCGAATACTGGCGCGGCGCTGCGGCCCGACGGCAAAGCACGCGAGAGTCGCTGCCGGCGGCCGTGGTGGGGGTAACGAAACGCAACCCGCGGCGATACGGCGGGTATATCGTGCATCTCGGCGTCGCGGTCATCGCGATCGGCATTATCGGGACGCAGTTCTTCCAGAGTGAGCGACAGGTGATGCTGAACCCGGGTGAGTCGGTGCAGGTGGCCGAGTACACTCTCACCTTCAACGGGCTGGAGCGGAGCCGGATCGTCGATGCCGACGTGTACACGGCGAATATCGACGTGAGCTCGGGTGGACGCGATCATGGTGTTATCCACGCGAAGCGGTTCTTCTTCGATGGATTCGAGCAGCAGCCGACGACGCGGGTCGCCGTAAAGACGACCGGCTTCGACGATGTATACGTCATGCTGACGGAGTGGAATGACGGTGGCGCGGCGGGCCTGCATATCTTCATCAATCCGCTGGTTCCATGGGTCTGGGTTGGCGGGCTGATCTACATGATGGGGATGCTGATTGTGTTCTGGCCGGCCCCGGTTCCGCGTCGTGTCGCGATTACCGCGCCAGCGCGAGGGAAGGCGACCGGTGAGGCGACAGCATAG
- a CDS encoding cytochrome c maturation protein CcmE: MASTTAMTPLRRRNPWLNPKLLIVAGVIVASVGFLVFNAMGSSMAYFKTVGEMEASGKSTSGDQMRVGGTVLAGSIQRDVATNELRFTMTDGVNTLPVVYTGVVPDIFSEHVEVVVEGKVGSDGTMHASTLLTKCPSRFESATQTTG; the protein is encoded by the coding sequence ATGGCCTCGACGACTGCCATGACGCCGCTGCGGCGGCGGAACCCGTGGTTGAACCCGAAGCTGCTCATTGTTGCGGGCGTGATTGTCGCCTCGGTGGGGTTCCTTGTCTTCAACGCGATGGGTTCGTCCATGGCGTACTTCAAGACCGTTGGCGAGATGGAAGCGTCTGGCAAGTCGACATCCGGCGATCAGATGCGTGTTGGCGGCACTGTGCTTGCCGGATCAATCCAGCGCGACGTGGCCACCAACGAGTTGCGCTTCACGATGACCGACGGGGTAAACACACTCCCAGTGGTCTACACCGGGGTGGTTCCTGATATCTTCTCCGAACACGTCGAGGTGGTCGTCGAGGGCAAGGTCGGGTCCGACGGGACGATGCACGCTTCGACATTGTTGACGAAGTGCCCCTCGCGCTTCGAGTCGGCGACCCAGACAACAGGGTAG
- a CDS encoding cytochrome c biogenesis protein CcdA — protein MSSVGLLTAFGAGFVSFLSPCVAPLLPGYLSLITSSAAGRHGASLPPRVQAIWPSLAFVFGFSLVFIALGASASVFGDLLDQYRQPLARFSGGVMILMGIVILWGFRTPFLMRERRVDFQPRTFSPSEVLLLGMAFGLGWTPCFGPILASILVYSSTADTVRYGTLLLTAYSLGLGIPFLMVGAGVGQIRSVITWGTRHAALITSLSGVTMIVVGVLLVSGQMFRLAILGQRFLSGIPGLPG, from the coding sequence GTGTCCTCGGTCGGGTTGCTGACAGCATTCGGCGCGGGGTTCGTGTCGTTCCTATCCCCGTGCGTCGCCCCATTGCTACCCGGGTACCTGTCGCTGATCACGAGCTCAGCTGCCGGCCGGCATGGCGCATCGCTGCCGCCACGTGTGCAGGCAATCTGGCCTAGCCTGGCGTTCGTCTTCGGCTTCTCGCTGGTGTTCATCGCGCTGGGGGCGTCGGCCTCGGTGTTTGGCGATCTGCTGGATCAGTACCGACAGCCGTTGGCGCGGTTCTCCGGGGGAGTGATGATCCTGATGGGGATCGTTATTCTCTGGGGGTTTCGGACGCCGTTCTTGATGCGCGAGCGTCGAGTGGATTTTCAGCCGCGCACCTTCTCGCCGAGCGAGGTGTTGTTGCTGGGGATGGCGTTCGGGCTCGGCTGGACCCCGTGCTTCGGGCCGATTCTGGCCTCCATCCTCGTCTACTCGAGCACAGCGGATACGGTGCGGTACGGAACGCTCCTTCTGACAGCGTATTCGCTGGGTCTGGGCATACCGTTTCTGATGGTCGGCGCGGGAGTTGGGCAAATCCGCAGCGTGATCACCTGGGGCACGCGCCACGCCGCGCTGATTACCTCGTTGAGCGGGGTCACGATGATCGTGGTCGGGGTGTTGCTCGTCAGCGGACAGATGTTCCGGCTGGCGATCCTTGGGCAGCGGTTCCTGTCCGGCATTCCGGGGTTGCCGGGATGA
- a CDS encoding TlpA disulfide reductase family protein encodes MQDSDTTVPEDHPEQTAANDNAAVAAPPLPRSRFGSFVVPLVALILVGSLLGLLAYALLAPEGARVRQGGRVNSSGALVLEKGKIAGDFTLKTFDGQEFRLSDQRGKIVLVNFWASWCGPCRQEMPLLTTARGALGDDVVMVGVNVWDTDADARTFLDTYEVNYPTGPDSGEKIAVDYGVSGVPETFVVDAEGNMVAHLPGAVTSIRQLQDMVDEARK; translated from the coding sequence ATGCAGGATTCAGACACAACGGTTCCAGAAGACCATCCGGAGCAGACCGCCGCGAACGATAACGCTGCCGTCGCAGCGCCACCGCTGCCGCGAAGCCGATTTGGGTCGTTCGTCGTGCCGTTGGTCGCGTTAATCCTGGTCGGATCACTGCTTGGGCTGTTGGCCTATGCGTTGCTCGCGCCGGAGGGCGCGCGCGTGCGACAGGGTGGCCGGGTGAACTCATCGGGAGCGCTCGTTCTCGAGAAAGGCAAGATCGCTGGCGACTTCACGCTCAAGACGTTCGATGGCCAGGAATTCCGGCTGTCGGACCAGCGTGGGAAGATCGTGCTGGTGAACTTCTGGGCATCCTGGTGTGGGCCGTGCCGCCAGGAGATGCCGCTGTTGACGACGGCGCGCGGCGCCCTGGGTGATGATGTGGTGATGGTTGGCGTCAACGTGTGGGATACCGACGCGGACGCGCGAACCTTTCTGGACACGTATGAGGTGAACTACCCAACCGGACCCGATAGCGGCGAGAAAATCGCCGTCGATTATGGGGTGAGCGGGGTGCCGGAGACATTCGTGGTGGATGCCGAGGGCAACATGGTGGCGCATCTTCCAGGGGCGGTGACGAGCATACGGCAGCTCCAGGATATGGTCGACGAGGCAAGGAAGTAG
- a CDS encoding iron-sulfur cluster assembly accessory protein — MSIMTITDEAVEQLRDFLSEQGTPNHALRVFVAPGGCSGLQYGMSIEEAADDGDTVIEAKGVKLVIDEFSAMYVGGAEIDFVNSLMGGGFTVRNPNAVASCACGHSFDTGMDAGTSQGCGCGH; from the coding sequence ATGTCGATAATGACCATTACGGATGAGGCTGTCGAGCAGCTGCGCGATTTCCTGTCCGAACAGGGAACACCGAATCATGCGCTGCGCGTGTTCGTCGCGCCGGGCGGCTGCTCGGGATTGCAATACGGGATGTCGATCGAGGAGGCCGCTGACGACGGCGATACCGTGATCGAAGCCAAGGGCGTCAAGCTGGTGATCGATGAGTTCTCGGCGATGTATGTCGGCGGGGCGGAGATCGATTTCGTCAACAGCCTGATGGGTGGCGGCTTCACGGTTCGCAACCCGAACGCGGTGGCGTCGTGCGCCTGCGGGCATTCCTTTGACACCGGGATGGACGCCGGCACGTCACAGGGCTGCGGCTGCGGCCACTAG